Proteins encoded by one window of Methanothermobacter thermautotrophicus:
- a CDS encoding 50S ribosomal protein L32e — MRKKFKRQEYARYKKLGEKWRRPKGRTSKMRRYEKGKPAMPAIGYRKPREVRGLHPSGYEDVLVSNMEELEALDPEKQAARIASAVGTRKKNLMLEKARELGIKVLNP, encoded by the coding sequence ATGAGGAAAAAATTTAAAAGACAGGAATACGCCCGATACAAGAAATTAGGGGAAAAATGGAGGAGGCCCAAGGGCAGAACAAGCAAGATGAGGAGGTACGAGAAGGGTAAACCTGCGATGCCTGCAATCGGCTACAGGAAACCAAGGGAAGTCAGGGGTCTCCACCCATCAGGATACGAGGATGTCCTGGTTTCCAACATGGAGGAACTTGAGGCACTGGACCCTGAAAAACAGGCTGCAAGAATAGCTTCAGCAGTGGGTACCAGAAAGAAAAACCTGATGCTTGAGAAGGCAAGGGAACTTGGCATCAAGGTTCTCAACCCGTAG
- a CDS encoding 50S ribosomal protein L19e, which translates to MNLTTQKRLAADILKVGVNRIWIDPERIDEVSRAITRDSVKQLIKDGAIKAKPKKGISSYRSKKIAQQKKKGRRRGPGSIKGAKGARRPKKDEWMTTIRALRKDLKEMRDNREINKSTYRKLYKMAKGGAFKSKSYMKTYARDHDMLR; encoded by the coding sequence ATGAATCTTACTACTCAGAAGAGATTAGCTGCAGATATACTCAAGGTAGGGGTTAACAGGATATGGATAGACCCTGAAAGGATAGATGAGGTTTCAAGGGCAATAACAAGGGACAGTGTGAAGCAGCTAATAAAGGATGGCGCAATAAAGGCCAAACCCAAGAAGGGCATAAGCAGCTACAGGTCAAAGAAGATAGCCCAGCAGAAGAAGAAGGGACGAAGAAGGGGACCTGGAAGTATAAAGGGTGCGAAGGGTGCCAGAAGACCCAAGAAGGATGAGTGGATGACCACCATAAGGGCACTGAGAAAGGACCTCAAGGAGATGAGGGACAACCGCGAAATAAACAAGAGCACCTACCGTAAACTATACAAGATGGCCAAGGGCGGAGCCTTTAAGAGCAAATCTTACATGAAGACCTATGCCCGGGACCACGACATGCTCAGGTAG
- a CDS encoding 50S ribosomal protein L18, with the protein MAHGPRYKLAFRRRREGKTDYRARYKMVETGKSRFVVRITTYHVIAQIINVGRDGDETLVSAHSKQLQKMGWLGGTSNTAAAYLTGYLCGKRALKEGIDEAVLDIGLRPAIRGSKVFAALKGAVDAGLSIPHGESVLPDESRIRGEHIREYAESLDEEELRKRFSKYLERGLSPVDLPEHFDEIKKRIDEEV; encoded by the coding sequence TTGGCACATGGACCAAGATACAAGCTGGCATTTAGAAGAAGAAGGGAAGGTAAAACTGATTACCGGGCCCGCTACAAAATGGTAGAAACAGGTAAATCAAGGTTCGTCGTCAGGATAACGACATATCATGTCATTGCACAGATAATCAACGTGGGCAGGGACGGAGATGAGACACTTGTCTCAGCCCACTCAAAACAGCTCCAGAAGATGGGATGGCTTGGAGGCACAAGCAACACAGCAGCAGCCTACCTCACAGGTTACCTGTGCGGTAAGAGGGCCCTGAAGGAGGGTATAGATGAGGCAGTCCTCGACATAGGACTAAGACCAGCCATCAGGGGCTCAAAGGTATTCGCTGCACTCAAGGGGGCTGTTGACGCAGGACTCAGTATACCGCACGGTGAATCAGTGCTGCCCGATGAATCAAGAATCAGGGGAGAACACATAAGGGAGTACGCAGAATCCCTTGATGAGGAAGAACTCAGGAAGAGGTTTTCAAAGTACCTTGAAAGGGGTCTTTCCCCTGTGGATCTGCCGGAACACTTTGATGAAATCAAAAAGAGAATAGATGAAGAGGTATGA
- the rpsE gene encoding 30S ribosomal protein S5, translating to MNFNMEEWEPRTQLGRLVKEGVITSIDEIFEEGHPIMELEIIDALLPDLEEEVIDVNLVQRMHKSGRKVNFRVIVAVGNKDGYVGLGQGKAREVGPAIRKAVDDAKFNIIKVRRGCGDWGCVCGREHTVPFKVSGKSGSVRVTLIPAPGGVGLAIGDVGKTIMRLAGIDDVWSHTRGQTQTTVNFARATFDALKQLSKVKASEKDLKNLGVCST from the coding sequence ATGAACTTCAACATGGAGGAATGGGAGCCAAGGACACAGCTGGGACGCCTTGTAAAGGAGGGTGTCATAACAAGCATCGATGAGATCTTCGAAGAGGGACACCCCATAATGGAACTTGAGATAATCGATGCACTGCTTCCTGACCTTGAGGAGGAGGTCATCGACGTCAACCTTGTCCAGAGGATGCACAAGTCAGGGAGAAAGGTTAACTTCAGGGTTATAGTTGCAGTTGGTAACAAGGATGGATACGTTGGACTTGGACAGGGTAAGGCAAGGGAGGTTGGCCCTGCCATCAGGAAGGCAGTTGACGATGCAAAGTTCAACATAATAAAGGTCAGAAGAGGATGCGGTGACTGGGGATGTGTCTGTGGAAGGGAACACACTGTACCCTTCAAGGTCTCCGGTAAGAGCGGAAGTGTCCGCGTGACCCTCATACCAGCACCGGGTGGTGTTGGACTTGCAATAGGTGACGTGGGCAAGACCATAATGAGACTTGCGGGTATAGACGATGTATGGTCACATACACGCGGACAGACACAGACCACAGTTAACTTCGCCAGGGCAACCTTCGACGCCCTCAAACAGCTGAGCAAAGTAAAGGCAAGCGAGAAGGACCTTAAGAACCTCGGTGTTTGCAGTACCTGA
- the rpmD gene encoding 50S ribosomal protein L30, whose amino-acid sequence MFAVVRVRGSAGVRRDIADTMEMLRLNRINHAVLVEDTPSYLGMLQKAKDYITWGEVDQETLTAMIRKRGRLVGGERITDEYINEKTAYGSIDEFAAAVFKGEIKLEEAGIKPVFRLHPPRKGYEGVKKAFNEGGSLGYRGEKINDLLKRMI is encoded by the coding sequence ATGTTCGCAGTAGTAAGGGTAAGGGGATCAGCAGGTGTTCGAAGGGACATAGCTGACACCATGGAAATGTTAAGACTCAACAGGATAAACCACGCCGTCCTGGTTGAGGACACACCCAGCTACCTTGGCATGCTCCAGAAGGCCAAGGACTACATAACCTGGGGTGAAGTCGACCAGGAAACCCTGACAGCCATGATAAGGAAGAGGGGAAGACTCGTCGGGGGAGAGAGGATAACCGATGAGTACATAAATGAGAAAACCGCTTACGGTTCAATTGATGAGTTCGCTGCAGCCGTCTTCAAAGGCGAGATTAAACTTGAGGAAGCAGGAATAAAACCTGTATTCAGACTGCACCCCCCAAGAAAGGGATATGAAGGTGTGAAAAAGGCCTTCAATGAGGGTGGAAGCCTCGGATACCGCGGCGAAAAGATAAATGACCTTTTGAAGAGGATGATCTAG
- a CDS encoding uL15m family ribosomal protein, translating into MIRKRRKITRMRGSRTVGGGCSKKRRGAGHRGGRGQAGGHKHHWTWIVKYDPKHFGKYGFKRPQKLIKRLETVNLACLDEMIPELLEKGVASEKDGMVLLDVRDLGFEKVLGSGRITRPVHLKAYEFSRSATEKIEEAGGKAEVIE; encoded by the coding sequence ATGATCAGGAAAAGACGAAAGATCACAAGGATGAGGGGCTCACGCACCGTCGGTGGAGGATGCTCCAAGAAGAGGAGGGGAGCAGGTCACCGCGGTGGTAGAGGACAGGCAGGTGGGCACAAACACCACTGGACATGGATAGTCAAGTATGACCCAAAACACTTCGGTAAATATGGCTTCAAGAGGCCCCAGAAACTCATAAAGAGGCTGGAAACAGTTAACCTGGCCTGCCTGGATGAAATGATACCTGAACTCCTTGAGAAGGGAGTTGCATCTGAGAAGGATGGAATGGTGTTACTGGATGTTCGCGACCTTGGATTCGAGAAGGTCCTTGGAAGCGGGAGGATCACAAGGCCCGTCCATCTGAAGGCATACGAGTTCTCCAGGAGCGCAACCGAGAAGATCGAAGAGGCTGGAGGAAAGGCTGAAGTCATAGAGTAA
- the secY gene encoding preprotein translocase subunit SecY has protein sequence MEQLKEKFEPLFSVLPQVKSPGYRVPFREKLKWTGIILVLYFFLAQIPLYGLSANAVDQFAQLRAVLAGNFGSILTLGIGPIVSASIILQLLVGGKILKLDLSRHEDKAFFQGLQKLLAMVFTFFEALIFVLTGSLAPSAPQFAWILILQLTIGGILIIFLDEVVSKWGFGSGVGLFIAAGVSQEIIVGAFNPLSAPTQPGVPAGRITGFLYLLFTGQSPDFQYYVLPVLALIGVFLVVVYAESMRVEIPISMGGGKRLSRGAVGKYPLRFIYASNMPVILTSALLLNVQLMATVFQKLGYPILGTVSNGQAVDGLAYLLTAPRSIDALILDPFKVIFYAVVFIGLCVLFAWLWVEISNIGPRHVANQLYQMGMQIPGFRSSRSQFEKILKRYIPTITILGGAFVGLLAFVADLTGSLGGGTGVLLTVGIVYRLYEEIAQEQLMDMHPILRSFLGD, from the coding sequence GTGGAGCAGTTGAAGGAAAAATTTGAACCCCTATTCTCAGTCCTCCCCCAGGTAAAGTCACCTGGTTACAGGGTACCCTTCAGGGAGAAACTCAAATGGACGGGTATAATCCTCGTACTGTATTTCTTCCTGGCCCAGATACCCCTCTATGGTTTGAGTGCAAATGCTGTGGACCAGTTCGCCCAGCTAAGGGCAGTGCTCGCAGGAAACTTTGGTTCAATACTCACACTTGGTATAGGTCCAATAGTATCAGCATCAATCATACTTCAGCTCCTGGTAGGGGGTAAGATCCTTAAACTTGACCTTTCAAGGCATGAGGATAAGGCGTTTTTCCAGGGACTGCAGAAGCTCCTTGCCATGGTATTCACATTCTTCGAGGCCCTGATATTTGTACTCACAGGGTCACTGGCACCATCAGCTCCACAGTTTGCCTGGATCCTCATACTCCAGCTCACCATCGGAGGTATACTCATAATATTCCTTGATGAGGTGGTTTCTAAGTGGGGATTCGGCAGTGGTGTTGGACTCTTCATTGCAGCGGGTGTATCCCAGGAGATAATAGTGGGTGCCTTCAACCCGCTCTCAGCACCCACCCAGCCAGGGGTGCCTGCGGGTAGAATAACAGGTTTCCTCTACCTGCTGTTCACAGGACAGTCACCGGACTTCCAGTACTATGTGCTACCTGTGCTGGCCCTCATAGGTGTGTTCCTGGTGGTTGTATATGCAGAGAGTATGCGTGTTGAGATACCCATATCCATGGGTGGAGGTAAGAGGCTATCAAGGGGTGCTGTTGGAAAGTATCCCCTCAGGTTTATCTATGCGAGTAACATGCCAGTTATACTCACAAGCGCCCTCCTCCTCAACGTCCAGCTCATGGCCACAGTCTTCCAGAAACTTGGATACCCCATACTGGGTACCGTCAGCAATGGACAGGCAGTTGACGGGCTGGCATATCTCCTGACAGCTCCCAGATCAATAGACGCCCTCATACTCGACCCCTTCAAGGTTATATTCTATGCAGTTGTATTCATCGGTCTCTGCGTCCTCTTCGCCTGGCTGTGGGTTGAGATAAGTAACATCGGCCCGAGGCATGTTGCAAACCAGCTCTATCAGATGGGTATGCAGATACCTGGCTTCAGGAGCAGCAGGAGCCAGTTTGAGAAGATACTTAAACGCTACATACCCACCATAACCATACTTGGCGGGGCATTTGTGGGGCTCCTTGCATTCGTGGCCGACCTCACGGGTTCACTTGGCGGAGGAACAGGTGTACTTCTCACTGTGGGTATAGTTTACAGACTCTATGAGGAGATAGCCCAGGAACAGCTCATGGACATGCACCCGATACTTCGAAGCTTCCTGGGTGATTAG
- a CDS encoding adenylate kinase, translating into MKVVVVAGIPGSGSTTVLENTLKELDYLNVNYGDVMLGIAVERGLVENRDQMRTLPPEVQKDIQRAAAKSIRERSLENNIIVDTHCTIKTPAGFLPGLPVWVLEELEPDMFVLIEADAEEIFTRRISDKTRDRDVESLQEIDLHQQMNRAAAMAYATLTGATVKIVKNHNNQLESAVSEMKSVLE; encoded by the coding sequence ATGAAGGTTGTTGTAGTTGCAGGAATACCTGGTTCAGGAAGCACAACGGTCCTTGAGAACACCCTTAAGGAGCTTGACTATCTTAATGTGAACTACGGGGACGTCATGCTTGGGATAGCAGTTGAGAGGGGCCTTGTTGAAAACAGGGATCAGATGAGGACACTCCCACCAGAGGTCCAGAAGGATATACAGAGGGCTGCTGCGAAAAGTATAAGAGAAAGGTCACTGGAGAATAATATAATCGTCGACACACACTGCACCATAAAGACGCCCGCTGGTTTTCTGCCAGGTCTTCCAGTATGGGTCCTTGAGGAACTGGAACCTGACATGTTTGTGCTTATTGAAGCCGATGCAGAGGAGATCTTCACAAGGAGAATAAGTGACAAAACAAGGGACAGGGATGTGGAGTCCCTGCAGGAGATTGACCTCCATCAGCAGATGAACAGGGCCGCTGCCATGGCCTATGCAACACTCACAGGTGCAACGGTCAAGATTGTTAAGAACCACAACAACCAGCTTGAGTCTGCAGTCAGTGAGATGAAAAGCGTGCTGGAGTAA